A segment of the Bacillus licheniformis DSM 13 = ATCC 14580 genome:
GTGACAGTCGGATCTGTTGTCGGAGTAGGTGTCGCATACCAGGTTTTGTATGTCAAATCTTTGCTTGTCATCGTCTCATTTTGGGTCATTGTACCAATCGTCGCTTTTGCATTTACATTTGCGATGGCAAAAATCATGAAAAAAACGATCAAACGTCCAGCCTCGGGAAAAAAAGCAAAGGTTTTGGCGGTCATTCTATTGATCACAGGGTTTTTTGAAGCCTTCTCAGCGGGCATGAACAATGTCGCAAACGCTGTCGGACCTCTGGTGGCGGCGCATGTTTTGACAGTCGGGGAAGGAACGCTCTACGGCGGGCTGTTTGTCGCGCTGGGCGCCCTTTTACTGGGCAGGCGCGTTCTTGAAACAAACGGCAAAAAGATTACGAGGTTTTCAAAAGGAGAGGGAATCATCCTTTCCGGAACGGGGGCCGGGCTTGTCATTACCAGTTCAATTTTCGGTTTACCGGTTCCGCTTGCGCAAGTCACATCATCTTCTATTATAGGGATGGGAATGGCAAAAAACGGCGGCAACGTCTTTCATAAACAAGTGGTCAAAACGATGCTGAAAGTATGGGTCGTCTCGCCGTTCCTTTCATTAAGCCTATCTTATATGCTGGTCAGCCTTTTATTAAAAGGAGACTACTACGCTCTTATTGTTGTCACAAGCGTTCTGCTGGCATCTGTCGGAACGATCAGCCTGATGAGAGCGGTCAAAAAAGAGCACAGCTCCGTCCATGAACAAGGCGGAGGAATTTAAACACAAAGTAGGGGGAAACAAGTTTATGAGTTTAGCACCACACGGCGGTGTATTGGTTAACCGCGTCAATGAAGCATACGATTTTCAACATATCGCACATGAAATTGAGCTTGATGTAATGGCTTTTTCAGATTTGGAGCTGATCGGAATCGGTGCGTACAGCCCGCTCCAAGGCTTTATGACAGAGAAAGACTATCTGTCCGTTTTCGAAAATATGAGACTATCAAGCGGCGAAGTATGGACGCTTCCGATCACTCTGCCTGTTGACGAGCAAAAAGCTTTAAGCTTAAAAGCGGGTGACACCGTCCGCCTTACCTATAATGGGGAAACCTACGGCGTCATTGAGATCGAAGATATCTATACGCCGGACAAGAAAACGGAAGCCGTCAATATCTATAAAACCGACGAACTCGAACATCCGGGCGTCAAAAAATTGTTTGACCGCGGCAGCGTTTATGTGGGCGGGCCGATCACGCTCAT
Coding sequences within it:
- a CDS encoding inorganic phosphate transporter; translation: MELAAILFSMFFAMNIGASGAAASMGIAYGSEAVKKKFHALLICAAGVLSGAVIGGGNVVKTISSGIIPERVISLEIVCIIIGSAALSLFIANVLGIPLSTSEVTVGSVVGVGVAYQVLYVKSLLVIVSFWVIVPIVAFAFTFAMAKIMKKTIKRPASGKKAKVLAVILLITGFFEAFSAGMNNVANAVGPLVAAHVLTVGEGTLYGGLFVALGALLLGRRVLETNGKKITRFSKGEGIILSGTGAGLVITSSIFGLPVPLAQVTSSSIIGMGMAKNGGNVFHKQVVKTMLKVWVVSPFLSLSLSYMLVSLLLKGDYYALIVVTSVLLASVGTISLMRAVKKEHSSVHEQGGGI